In bacterium, the genomic window AGGAGCGGCGGGACCTGGTGGCGGGGCACGCGCGGCGGACCGGCCTGCCGGTGGCGTACTGCAACCTGGTGGGAGGACAGGACGAGCTGGTCTTCGACGGCGGGAGCATGGTGGTCGCGCCGCGGGGCGAAGTGATCGCGCGCGCGGCGATGTTTTCCGAAGAGCTGCTCCTGTGCGAGATCGGGGGATCGTCCGAGGGCGGCCTGGTCGCGCCGATCCCGCCGATCGAGGAGGAGATCTTCCGGGCGCTCGTTCTGGGCACGCGAGACTACGTGGAGAAGAACCGGTTTCCCGGGGCGATCATCGGCCTGTCCGGAGGGATCGATTCCTCGCTGGTGGCGGCGGTGGCGGCGGAGGCGCTCGGTCCCTCCCGGGTGCTCGGAGTCACGCTGTCGTCCCCGTTCACCTCGCGGGAGAGCGTGGAGGACGCGCACGCGCTGGCATCGAACCTGGGCATCCGGTGCCTCGACCTCTCGATCGGCGACGCCTTCGCGGCGTTCGGAAGAACGCTGGCGGAGCCGTTCGCGGGCCGGGCGGCGGACACGACGGAGGAAAACCTCCAGGCGCGCATCCGGGGGACGATCCTCATGGCCCTCTCCAACAAGTTCGGGGAAATCGTGTTGACCACCGGGAACAAGAGCGAGATGAGCGTGGGATACGCGACGCTCTACGGCGACATGGCCGGCGGCTTCGCGGTGATCAAGGACGTCTTCAAGACGATGGTGTACCGCGTGTCGCGCCGGTACAACGAGAGCCGCGGGCGGGACGTGATCCCGGAACGCGTGCTGATCAAGCCTCCCTCGGCGGAGCTTCGCCCCGACCAGAAGGACTCGGACTCCCTTCCCGAGTACGACCTCCTCGACCCGATCCTGAAGATGTACGTGGAGGAGG contains:
- a CDS encoding NAD+ synthase, whose translation is MSKPLRIALAQVNTTVGDIAGNVRKVLSTCGRARDAGASLVVFPEMVLPGYPPEDLLLRASFVEENLAAWREVAAGSRGVTVVAGFVDRDGKGRVWNAAGVAADGRVLGVYRKMHLPNYGVFDEMRYFLRGTEPGIFPVGDARVGITICEDIWVRRGPVAREAKGGANLILNISASPYHAGKWEERRDLVAGHARRTGLPVAYCNLVGGQDELVFDGGSMVVAPRGEVIARAAMFSEELLLCEIGGSSEGGLVAPIPPIEEEIFRALVLGTRDYVEKNRFPGAIIGLSGGIDSSLVAAVAAEALGPSRVLGVTLSSPFTSRESVEDAHALASNLGIRCLDLSIGDAFAAFGRTLAEPFAGRAADTTEENLQARIRGTILMALSNKFGEIVLTTGNKSEMSVGYATLYGDMAGGFAVIKDVFKTMVYRVSRRYNESRGRDVIPERVLIKPPSAELRPDQKDSDSLPEYDLLDPILKMYVEEDKSVPEMAAAGYPEDVARRVVRLVDRSEYKRRQAPPGIKITPRALGKDRRMPITNRSNE